In Pogoniulus pusillus isolate bPogPus1 chromosome 1, bPogPus1.pri, whole genome shotgun sequence, one DNA window encodes the following:
- the C1H14orf132 gene encoding uncharacterized protein C14orf132 homolog isoform X2, with translation MDLSFMAAQLPVMGGAFMDSPNEDFSTDYSLFNSSANVHAASSMQNPPEETSRSSNDAILLWIAIIATIGNIVVVGVVYAFTF, from the coding sequence CTTCCTGTTATGGGAGGAGCCTTTATGGACTCACCCAACGAGGACTTTAGTACAGATTACTCCTTGTTTAACTCATCAGCCAACGTCCATGCAGCTTCTTCCATGCAGAATCCACCAGAAGAGACATCCCGTTCCTCAAATGATGCCATATTGTTATGGATTGCAATAATAGCAACAATTGGAAATATTGTGGTTGTGGGAGTGGTGTATGCCTTCACCTTCTAG
- the C1H14orf132 gene encoding uncharacterized protein C14orf132 homolog isoform X3 yields the protein MEELPVMGGAFMDSPNEDFSTDYSLFNSSANVHAASSMQNPPEETSRSSNDAILLWIAIIATIGNIVVVGVVYAFTF from the coding sequence CTTCCTGTTATGGGAGGAGCCTTTATGGACTCACCCAACGAGGACTTTAGTACAGATTACTCCTTGTTTAACTCATCAGCCAACGTCCATGCAGCTTCTTCCATGCAGAATCCACCAGAAGAGACATCCCGTTCCTCAAATGATGCCATATTGTTATGGATTGCAATAATAGCAACAATTGGAAATATTGTGGTTGTGGGAGTGGTGTATGCCTTCACCTTCTAG
- the C1H14orf132 gene encoding uncharacterized protein C14orf132 homolog isoform X4 gives MGGAFMDSPNEDFSTDYSLFNSSANVHAASSMQNPPEETSRSSNDAILLWIAIIATIGNIVVVGVVYAFTF, from the coding sequence ATGGGAGGAGCCTTTATGGACTCACCCAACGAGGACTTTAGTACAGATTACTCCTTGTTTAACTCATCAGCCAACGTCCATGCAGCTTCTTCCATGCAGAATCCACCAGAAGAGACATCCCGTTCCTCAAATGATGCCATATTGTTATGGATTGCAATAATAGCAACAATTGGAAATATTGTGGTTGTGGGAGTGGTGTATGCCTTCACCTTCTAG